CCCTTGGATGTATTCCAAGTGCCCACAAAGGGGTTGTACGGGCATCAAAATGGTACTTGAATTGAAACCAGAAAAGATCAGGCACCTCCGCTTCCAATATGAAAATTGTCCCAAGGAAGCACAGTGGTTGGAAGATACAATGAAAGCGAGAGAAGATCGAGAGATAAATGAACTATGCAAAAacttcaaagagaaaggaaaaattGAGATCGAATGCGAAAAAGGTGCGTCGTGCTCAAACCAAGGTTGTAATGTTTTATGAGATTGCAGCGTTCTAGAGACAAGAACACGTATGGTAAACATTTATGGAAATGTCCCGGGTGTAAGCTGGTGGAATGGGTTGAATAAGCATAATTAATAATATTTAGGCGATTATAATGATATaatgtgttattttgtgttttatgTCGAGATGTTTTATGATGTTATGTTTAGTTGTGTGTTTAAGTTGAAATTATTCGAAGTTAATGAATATCATGAAGTGTTTGTTTTTTCCTGATGTGACGTAATTAACAGTTTTTAACATTAGAGTTTTATTATACACTCTTTATTAGTACATAAATCATGATTAAAAACCTAACTCACTTTCGTAGGAATCACGATTACACTTATCATGTGCAGCAAGCCTTTGAACCGTTAGGCGATCCTaccggacgagttatagtctcgtgaggattTACAGAAGATTTACCCACAAAATATATAACAAAAATAGTATGTATTATTCATCTCCTCCAACTTGTGTAGGATTACGTGGTATAAGCTCCGAGTTAAACTCAGGAAATGCATTTTTCAGGATTACATAGCATTAATAAAGTGTGAAGGCTTTACTGGTTTGACCAAAGTATTTCCTTCGGTCGAGTTCCTCCTGTAAAAACAGAAACACGAACTATTTACAATTAGATGGAATAACATTTCATAATTAGGAGTAGAGATAATGAAATAAAAAATCTTACAATGACTTCTTCCGACAGTGGAACACCTCTGCTCTTATAAAATCTTTTAAGGATACCGACGTACACTCTTATTATACTTTTAATGTGACCAACTCTTCCTTTTATGACGCTTCTTGTTCTTTGATGTCCATTAACGAACTCCTGAGTGTAATTGTGGTACACCTGGTCCCAAACATGAGCAGTCGGAACTTGATGGTGTACAACATCATGTTGCAATGCCACATTAACCCAGGCCCTAGTGATCGCTGCGTCTTCTTATTGTGAATACAAACTCATACTTAAATATATATTATGTGTTGAAGTTTAAAGAGGATTGgagaatgaataaacttttgttaTGATTTTGGTGTAGATTCCTTGTGTTGGGAAACTCTATTTATAGTTGAATGgtgttaaaatttttgttacaataCTGACTAAGCCCAAGCTGTCCGCACATTGGAGATCTATAAAAGATAACTTTAGAGCCCCATTTTTTACTTTGACTTATGTGTATATTCCATTTTAAATATACATATATTTGAATCAACACACAAACAAGTACATTACAATTTATGATGTGATACCTAACTCACTTCTTAGGAATCACGGTGACACTTAGCGTGTGCAATAAGCATTTGAACCGTTAGGTGTCCCTAACGGACGAGTGTtttctcgtgagggtttacaaagaggtatacccacaaaaccaagaACAAACTAAAAACAAGGTCCATAATGATCCATAGGTAAACCTTCTTCGTCAAACTCTTCGATGTATAGGTCTGAAAATTCATCGTTGTCAGGGACTCTTTTAAGATATGTTAGAATGTTGGGTAACTTAGTTTACAGATATTCAAAAACTTCATCGTGTGGAAAATCCACGCCCTGTGTTCGATGGTACTTCGTTCTTGCTCATGCCTCCTAAAATATTTAAACTTTAACATTGAATCCATTTGGTATAAGTGAAAATCAATACACATAGATGGATTAAACATTTACAATTTTTTGAGTTGTCATTTCTTCAGGATTAGGCTCGTTGTTGAAAGCCATTACTTGGTAGGCATGAAAGATGTCAAGTTCCTTTTGGATAAACCAATATCGTTCCTTTAAATTTTGTACCGTTCTTTTCCAACCAGTTCCAAATTCTCTTTTGTAAAACTGCCATATACGTCGCCACAATTATCCCTCTCTTATCCTTCCTCGTTCTACATTTTTACAAGAGCTTTGGGTCAGCCAAGTTTTCATTATTACCAAATCCTCTGCGGAATCAAATGAAGTCATTATaggtttgtcttttttttttaaatcaaagcTTACAATCAAACGACCTTCACTTTCTTCAGAAAAGATAGAAGGAAACAAAAGGTATCGGTGTGTGAGATTACTAGGTAACCATCCTTTTTATAGGTACCAACTTACTTTTTGGTGTACGAAAATGATTAAGCAATTTATTTTAAACGGTTGTGTTCTTTTTACAAACAACAGTTTCTTTTCACAAACGCACTAGCATTTATGACAAGTCTAAATGACAGGACGTGTAGGTGCAATAGATCGATTTATATGGGTTTTTTAGTAGGATGTGTAGTTATTTTATTACAATTATGCAATTACTGTCAATAATAGAAGTTTAAAGCAATTTCATTGGATTTGACACATCAATAGAAATGTAAAGCAAAAGATAAATTTAAAGGGAAAAATTTCAATGCTACATCACTTTCGCAGGAGATGCGGCTGCACTTaccatgtgcaacaagcctttgaaccgtTAGGTGACCCTGtcagacgagttatagtctcgtgagggtttacaaaaaGGTATGCCCGCAAAAACAATGCATTAAGTTTTTAGTCCTCGCCCGCATCGGGGGATTCAAGTGCTAATAGTTGGGGGTCCATGGTACGAAAGTTATGCCTTAGACTCGGGAAGCAATTGTAGAATATAAATTGTGCTCCTTTTTTCTGCAAGTATAAATCCCGCGCATGACCCTCTTGCAAGAATCAAAGACATATTAACTATCAATGTTTTATTGGCATATTTAAATTAAATATATGATAGATTTATATTAAATTAATTTACAATTGTTCCTTCATTCCATCCAACAGGAATGTTACGATATATAGGTATTTGTAGTGCTACAAATAGTTTGAGATCCTTCATTATCGTAGAGACACGAGCTCGCAACGATGGCCTTGACCGATTATTATGGTTTCCTATTATGTCGGTAAATTGTTGTCTCGACCGATTCCAATTATCACTAGCCCTTTGCTCAGTTTGTTCCTTAGCATGGTTTAGAACAGCACAGTAAGTCCTAATTAGAGCCCCATCTTCCTCTGGAGTAAACCTTTAGCCATTTTTGGGTTTGAAAATTGTAGAATAGATAAAAAGGAATGAAACTACTTTTGGATATAGATTTTTAATACTACTTACAAAGAGCATGCGAATATTTGTGTTGATGATTATGACTATTTATAGCCAAGTTCTACATGTCCAAAATAATTGAAAGTTGGCTTCATTGTTTCACACCATGTGATCGTGTTTAAAGCAAAAGTTTCCAACTGCATCAATTATCAATGATGTTCTATTGACAATTCACTCATTGCAATGGGTCATTTATGTGTTTTGAAAACTCACTGCAATGGGTCATTGTATGGTCATTTCAAAGCTATTCATTTGGTCAGGTCTTATCTTGCGGTATAATGTTATCAATAATAATTGACAGTATAGTGATACCGTATAGTCATATCAActaaaaattcattaatttagaCATATAAGTAGACATAGATGTTTTTATAAGTAACGTTTCAAATGAATTCAAATTCAAACCtcatttttttaatattataTGAATAGTTGGAGCTGTTATAAGTTACATTTCAAAAGAATTCAAATTCAAACATAATTTATAAATATCATATGAATAGTTAAAGCTATTATTAGTTACGTTTAGAATTGTCTAgtctaaagaaaataaaaatttatttaaattttttaaaTATCCATATTGTATGATCATTTCAAAGTTATTTACTTTGGTCAGGTCTTATCTTATCTTGCAGTATACTGCCTCCCACGCATGTCAAAGTTAatcatacaaaaattaaaaactgcGGTAGCATGTGGTCATGTCACTTTTGGAATGTGATCGAACAAAGCAAGTTGAAATTGATAGGAACTTCATCTATGAAAAACTCGAGGAAAACATAATTAAAGTACCATATGTTCATACCACATAACAATTAGAAGATATTCTTACTAAGACCGTATCGAATAATATATTGGGCGTTCGTGATATCCATGCACCACCTCGAGGAAGAATGTTGAATAGAGTAACCAATTGTGAATAGAGTAAGTTGTTAGTGGTTGTAATAGTGGTCTAAATTTGACTTTCATTTTTTCTTCCCTTTCCTGACAACACGGTTTGTAAAACGTGTTTCCGTTTTCTTGTAAACACCAAAAATATCTCCTTTGGAGATTTAATTTAATCTATCCAAATTTTGTTAATGAACCTAAGCTTCTTaacaatatactccctccgtccctaattagatgacctacttggttttaagttttgtcccataaatagatgacctatttttattactataaaaaatatgtataatttgatagttatgtttatattcgttatgtaggtgttttaaaatgcttttcaacggtataaaatttacgaaaaaccgtgatatagtttaaaagataaattatttctaagttttactaacatccttattttaaaaattgtgcaaactacaactaggtcatctaattagagacggagggagtatgataAGATGCATCCAAAGACAAAGCAAGAAAAAAAGATCAAGGTTTATAAAATTGCAGCTTCGAAAGAAACAAATTCTCATTAAGGTAAAACTCAAATTACTATCACAAATGAAGTACATTTCAGGAAAACATATACTTAAAATTGCAAAGAAATAATAGATGAAAACATAGAGATATTAATGCATAACCATTATTCATATTTCGGCGAAATTATTGATAATTTCAACTCAAAATTTGACTTAGTTAGAATTAATTCTCCTGCAGCTCTTCCTGATCTCTCCTCCCAAACCCGTCAACGGAGTAATGTTACCCATCTTAACCATAGATTCAGCAAAGTGCTTGAAAAATAGCTCATTATTTTGGGCATATTTCTTTACTAACTCCATTGATGCTTTGCTCTTGGTTAGCAGAACTTGGTCAGAACTGAACAAACCCTTGGAAGCTAAAAGATTCTTGTAGTAGTAGTTGTCGAATTTTGTAGGGCTAACAAAGTCCATGGCAAGGAGATTCTGGTCACCTCCAGATCTTGGGCATCTTGCTCGCAATTGATTTGCATAAACTTGATTAAGAGAGAAATCTGGTCGCTTACTACCGGACTGGCCGTATAGTCTTTGCTTGAAACTAGTGCACCTAGCCTGTCCTATTGTGTGACTTCCTGCATCGCCAGAAAAGTGTACGTTATTTTAGACTTTATAGTTCAATTGTCTTATGTTTGAAAGGCTAGCTGCAATGAGATTGTATAGTAAGCTTACCGGATAAGGCGACGAGGTCGACTACATTGAGCCCCTTGAGCTTGAACTTAGTGACTATCGTTTGGAATGTATTGTTTTGTGCAGGAATGTTTTGGTTGGAGCCACTTAAACTTGCACCTCTCGCATCTCTTCTTCCCAATGGGACCTCCCAGTTTGGACCGCCAGCCTAGACAAAGCACACACAATTTTGATTCAAGATTCTACTCAGAGAAACAGAAACTGATCATGCATGTATAAGAAAATAGTCATGTACCAAAACAGTTGAATCTCTAGCAACCAAGGCTAAAATATCAGCACATGAGACGGTTTGTGGGCACTCCTTCTCCAGTGCAGATTTTATGTCGTCGATCACATCGAATCCTCTTACGGAGTTCTTGTTTGGGATTGAATTCTTCTCACTGATAATGCTCCCGCTGGTGTCTAAGAGCAATGACGCATCGCACCCCTTCAGGTTTCGACAAACAAGTATAGAAAATTGATTAGAAAATAGGGATTATTGGGGATATGCCCCAAAAATGACTGTCATCTTGGGGATATGCCCCAAGATTCCAGTTTTCGGTAATATGCCCCAGCCATCCAAAATTCCATCCAAAACCGCTAAGTAGTCAATAATCGCACACATTTAGAATTACATATGCGAACTAAAAAATGGTATACTATATACTAACACCTTTACAAGGTTCAGGAACATATTCAAACGGAAAAAACCTCgaaaaaattagagaaaaagTTCATACACATTTACGATAAATTGACTATTTAACGGTTCCTTGACAGAAACCGTTACTTTGGGGCATATTACTGAAAACTGAAATTTTGCGGGATATCTCCAAGATGACAGTCGATTTTGGGGCATATCCCCAGGTTTCCCTATATCATTTTTAGCTGATAAGAACACTTTGGATACTGAGCAGTGAAGCTGTCACGCTAGCTAATATACCTTGACGAAGCAGTCGTGGAAATGGAGCCTAAGCAATGAAGCTGCCATGCGAGCTTCTTTAGCCACGGCCTTCGCCACCACTGATTTGACAATTTCCTTAGCTCTGGGGCATGAACGATCGTAAAATTGAGGGTAGAGGTTATAactaccactgccaccaccagtgcTGCTGAGCTTATGAGAGAAGCAGCAAATCGGAGCAAAACCTACTAGGAAAAGAACCATAGGAAACAAACTAGTAGTAGGGAAAGCCATATTTTTCTTATCgtttagggctgcacaagacccacccacgatacccaaattcacccgtacccgctaaatccgtgggtttttaattcatacccgcccgttgtgggtgcggggttggttatgaagaaaaaaaacccgctgtctgtgggtgcgaggttggtttaagctaatacccgcccatacccgtccaaaaaacccgcagattatataccattagataaaactaatcctagtcgtccattatgaaaccctaatactagtagataggataactgataaccctcattcactttctacactcttctctctgttcggcctctcctcttcttcctcctcagttcttcttcttcacctacgaacgacaattaccagaaatcttcaccagaaatcgacaacaacaacttcgaatcttcaccagaaatcgacaacaatcgaaaaatcaacagattcaacacttaatcttcatctgtgaacttcttagatatgaatattttgggggttttggtttttttttctcacttaatcaaggagaatagaagttactctaaatacttgaatataaagtgggtttaaacccgtttaaacccatacccgcccaacccgtagcgggcgggtaacaaaacccgcccgctgtttgtgggtgcggggttgattatgaaaaaaaaaaccgcagtctgtgggtgcgaggttggttttagcttatacccgcccatatcCGCTCATGTGCAGCCCTATTTGTCACTAAAAGCTAGTGAACTTGAGAAAAGACAGAATGGTTTTGAGTGATGCAATGACACTGATCTGTGGGCTTTATATAGAGAAATTTTAAGAGGAGCAGttaataagaaaatataaaacAAATTGAGAATGGTTGGAGTTGGTTACTAGCTCTCTCAATGATCATTTTTCCGAAGACCTTTCTGAATTATTGATTGAACCATTAAGAATACCGTTATCTAACCACGTATCAAGTCGCTCTCagttgatcttagttaggaataACAAATTAGTCGGGACAAATTTGGAACTCATTTACGCAAGAAAATCAAGGTGTTGAGGGTTAAAACTCGAAACTGCAACGTTTTTGTTACTATTGAGAAGACCAATTAGTAGTGTTCCCAATTTTGAGTGGCATTTTGCAAGCAAAACAACAAAACCAGTCTGATACTGTATTCTTTATGGAGTTGGAGAACCACTTTTCCTACTTTTGTCAACGAAAACTAAATCTacgtttttcttttttaatccTTGATTCGttatttgtgttttctttttctttttgacccACTACACAATATAAGTTACGATCATACGGTACTCAATCAAGGTTACTTAAACCATGGACCCTTGTACATGATTTACTTTGATTTTTCTTGTGTAATCATTGGCGCAACGTGCTAGAACAGATCTTTAGTATCCACTAAAGAGAACATATGTCCCAGGCATTATTGCAGCGCAGTAAAATGTGTTCAATTTCGACCTCCCTGTGACAGAACTTACACAGGCTATTTCTGATGGAGATAGTGAACTCTGCAATGCTGCACGCATCATGAAATTGACTTCGGGTGGAACTTCTTGCACCCTACTAGTTCAGTGGAGGCAATCTGCAATGGCATGAAATCCTCTAGGATGCTGCAGCAGTATTATAAAGGATGCTGCAGCCGTATTATATAGGATGATGTCCTCACCCGCTTCAAAAGATTGGAAAATACATAGAAGATGAAGTAAACCGATCCCAATAACTATCATTAGAAGATAAATCTCTGACAGTTGCCTGTTTGTTCTTAGTCTTCTTGtaaatatttggaaattcatTCTTCCACATGTCGCGTCAACACTGAATTGCTTCTCCACTTCTAATGACACAAGTGCTGTTCCATAGGGGTTTTATCGAAACTGAATAACTCAGACAGTAATGTGCTTACATATTCTTAACGTTATAGATTGAATCTCCACAATTGTGTCAAAAACGAACTACCTGAAATGTAGGATGAGGACCCTagggaaaaaaaagagaaaaatataacTCACTATGACCTTGTCACATTTGGAACTCATCCTTGGACCCTACGCACCACCTGAAATGGAGAATGaggagttgagattaccaactctGATATTGCTGGAATTTGAACCTTTGTCATCAATGATAACAAAAAAATTCAAAGTTACAAACTGATCTATTTTAGACTGACAGAACCTGACTATTCCACCCACAGTTTCCAAATTACCCGAGCAAATTTCTGCTCAACTTCAACTTATATATGATTACGTTTGCACGAGTTTGAAATTGATCACAAATTATTCGGATATAGGGAATCAAGACTACAGCACCACATAGAGAACCAGATGTACCTGTTAATACCTCTTATTAGTGACACTTAACTAGTTCTTTCTTAAACTTTTCCTTTGTTGTACTCCTAGCAGATACTTTCACTTTCTGTAAGAAAATTGAGCTTCAAACTCTTTTTTAAGTTGATCATGTGATTCTGTTTTTGCTGCCAGTACAACATCATCAAGGAACCCTCTCTGGGGAAATTCATCGGGTATAAGGCTTCGATAAATCTTAAATTGTTCTTCTGCTTCCTTTGCTTTATCTAGTAGGCTGTGGATGATTCCCTGTAACAAGAAAACTATTGTTTCTGAAAATGCAATGATTTATAAATGATATGGAAAGAATACATGAACTACAGGAATTCATTTCCAAAAACAATGGCGTAAACAGGAAATCTTGGTAATATATTGTCAGTAATTCCAGAACCTGTGTGAAAACTATCTCTGGTTGGTAAATATTTTCTATCTGTTATTTAGTTAAGTATACAAGTCATTGTGGAAATGGACATTGTTTGCTAAGATGCTGGACTTTATTGAATATGGAAACTCTTGCTTTGGCTAACTTAGTGATACCCAACAAAGACTTTGTTCACATAATTTTCGTAATTTTCAGGCATTGTTTTCACTATCGTGTTGATTAGCTTCCAAACAGCAATTTGTATCAGGATCAGAAAGCAAATGCGGCCAAACTATTTCACAACTCACAAAAAATACATTTACCTGACAAAGATAAGGTCTAAAATCTCGAGGGTTATCATCAACTAGATCTTGAAATTTCCTTAAACCTTCCTCCAGGTTACCCTGCAGTAGTTGCAAAGACAATTTTCAGTCTTAAGCTTACAATCATACTTTGCCGCTGAGGAAAAAGACTCAACACTGATGATGTTAACAAACTAATAAGGATAAACAGACTACCTTTACTACATTCATCTGTGCAATCAGAATTCTTATATTGCGCTCCTCAGTGACTCTATTTTCTTTACGAGCAACTTCCAAAGCTTTAGTCAGCATCTCAAACAGCGCCTCATCTTCATGGTTTTTGTGCATCACCATTGCCAAACCCTTGAAAAAGAAGAAAGACTAAGTTGCACCCACTGACCCACATACATAAACATTGACAGTTAACAAAGAGATTAAGGAATCATACATGAAGTGCTCTAAGTAAAAGAGGTCTATCCACCAAGATATCTTCAAACAATCTCTTGGCCTTACTCAAATCACCCAACATTTCATAACTAAGAGCTTGAAGAAGCCTCCATTCAACCTCATCAGGTTCAGTTTCTATCAACCTTTCAACATGCTTTGACAGCCTCTTTTGTTTTCCCAATTCTCATTTTCCCATACAAAATCACTTTTAAGCTTCAACATTTCTTGGATTTTTCTCCAATATCTTCAGATACATCTCTTCATTATCAGTCGTTTCACTCATTTCCTCCACTTCAGAACTAGTAATTGTTTCTGATATTCCTGCCAGAGCTGGTTTACAGTAAAACTTACCCATAAAGAGAAGAGACCCAAAAATCAAAATTGCCATCTTCTCAGTAAAGGGTTTGATAAAATCTATCTGGGTTTTTGACAAACATTTATCCTTGATTGAATCTGTAACTGGTTTTGGAGATCGAAGCGAGTTAGATAGACACTGAAGGTGGGTTTTAGAATGAAAAAAGAGTGATTTTTGAGGATTGGTTATTTGAATGATTGATGGGATTCTATGGGATTCAGTGAGAAAGACAGGTTTTACCAAGTATCTGTGATTCAGAAATTCTGTTTTGGAATAGACTGTGAGAGGATTGATTGATGGGGAACCCATCTTTCTTGAAGAACCCCAAAACCCTTGACAACTTCAAGTCAAAACCCTTGTTTGTGATCACTTGTAGAAAGTTAGGGTGTCACCTAGAAACTGGTCTGCACTTTATTGGTAGATTCTCGTGACCGAGATCAATCAACCAATGAGTGCAGTAGTATAAATATCAGCCGAGCTTAACCAATGAGTACCATATGCCTTGACCCTGGCGGCACAACTTCAAAAATGGCGAAGTAGCTAATTTTGATTCAGTATCGGCTAGATATCACCCCAACCTTTGGCATTTTATGTAAAGGattgttttgttttgtattgCTTTCCATACAGATGACACCAAATTCAATGGATGCATATAGTGATACTGATTACTGAGACGCACTAAAGAAACTTGAATGAATAACAGTGATAGATTTGTAAAGGAATACATAACAAAACCAACGAAATTTTCAGGAGATACTTGCAAGGGAACATCAATTTACAGGTGTTTTAGGTGGCTAAAGATGGTGATTCTTGCTTAGattatgcaagaaaatatcaactaGGCCTCGTTGATCGTCTTCCACTCGGAGATGACGAAGACGAACTACGTCCCCTAAATCCTACAACATTGAGTTTTGTGGGCTTGAAATTTGTGTTGCCAGATTTCCTGCCATCTGTTTGCTGTTTCACTCCACTAGACGGCTTCCTTGAGCTAGAACTAGAAGAAAAGGAAGGTTTAGAGACGGTTGTTTCTCTTCTAGGTTTCGTTGGTGCAGAGGAAGTTGTTGCTCTTCTACTTTTGGTTGGTGCAGAAGGTCTTCCTACTTTGACTCCTCTCCTTTGCGACGATGTATTGATGGCTGTTACTACTCTCCCACGTCTTGAAGTTTTCGCTGATGAGCTACTGTTAATCTTACTTTTCACATTTGAGGCTTTTACCAAATTTGAATTCTTACTTCCCTTTTGCTCATAAACTTGGGATTTAGCCTTTTCCCATCTCAAGTTATCTGCACTGAGAGATTCCAAGCTCTCATTCTTCCCTATGGCTTGCTCAATCCTGTTGGCCAAAAGTTGGTCTTTCCTTGATATTAAACTTGTCACTTTGCCTGTTAACATAGAATGATGACTCAAATCAAGAATAATTCATAGcccattgttgatgatgataattcAAGGAAGCAAAGGAAATATGGAGCTTGTTTATTTC
This DNA window, taken from Papaver somniferum cultivar HN1 chromosome 3, ASM357369v1, whole genome shotgun sequence, encodes the following:
- the LOC113361596 gene encoding peroxidase 72-like codes for the protein MAFPTTSLFPMVLFLVGFAPICCFSHKLSSTGGGSGSYNLYPQFYDRSCPRAKEIVKSVVAKAVAKEARMAASLLRLHFHDCFVKGCDASLLLDTSGSIISEKNSIPNKNSVRGFDVIDDIKSALEKECPQTVSCADILALVARDSTVLAGGPNWEVPLGRRDARGASLSGSNQNIPAQNNTFQTIVTKFKLKGLNVVDLVALSGSHTIGQARCTSFKQRLYGQSGSKRPDFSLNQVYANQLRARCPRSGGDQNLLAMDFVSPTKFDNYYYKNLLASKGLFSSDQVLLTKSKASMELVKKYAQNNELFFKHFAESMVKMGNITPLTGLGGEIRKSCRRINSN